From the Lolium rigidum isolate FL_2022 chromosome 2, APGP_CSIRO_Lrig_0.1, whole genome shotgun sequence genome, one window contains:
- the LOC124688317 gene encoding transcription factor TCP14-like — protein MDITGDAGGGRRPNFPLQLLEKKEEQPCSSSAAGGASAGGGNGAAAGGSAGGEMQVRKAVPKRTSTKDRHTKVEGRGRRIRMPALCAARVFQLTRELGHKTDGETIEWLLQQAEPAVIAATGTGTIPANFTSLNISLRSSGSSLSIPAHLRGALPSPGVRFGSRADAWDRVVGLGFPPEGPASSSSTPSPLLLNFHSGSVGLDVQPSPSAAAAAADLSRKRRWEQEMQQQQHQQQQQQQYQQQMAGYTQSQMPGTVWMVPSNSTPGGGAPSGGGNGGGGSGESIWTFPQMGSAGAAAAVYRGSVPSGLHFMNFPTPMALLPGQQLGLGPVGGSGGGGGGGGEGHMGILAALNAYRTQAADAAAGQGGGGPSSQQQQGGGGGGERHESMSTSES, from the coding sequence ATGGATATCACCGGAGATGCCGGAGGTGGTCGTCGGCCCAACTTCCCCCTGCAGCTCctagagaagaaggaggagcagCCTTGCTCCAGCTCGGCGGCTGGCGGCGCCTCGGCAGGCGGCGGGAATGgagcggcggctggcggcagcgCCGGAGGGGAGATGCAGGTGCGGAAGGCGGTGCCGAAGCGGACGTCGACCAAGGACCGGCACACCAAGGTGGAGGGGCGGGGGAGGCGTATCCGGATGCCGGCGCTGTGCGCGGCGAGGGTTTTCCAGCTGACGCGGGAGCTGGGGCACAAGACGGACGGCGAGACCATCGAGTGGCTGCTGCagcaggcggagccggcggtgATCGCGGCCACCGGCACAGGCACCATCCCGGCCAACTTCACCTCCCTCAACATCTCCCTCCGCTCCTCCGGCTCCTCGCTCTCCATCCCGGCACACCTCCGCGGGGCCTTGCCTAGCCCCGGCGTGCGGTTCGGCTCCCGTGCGGACGCGTGGGACCGGGTGGTCGGCCTCGGTTTCCCACCCGAGGGCCCCGCCTCGTCATCGTCAACGCCGTCGCCGCTCTTGCTCAACTTCCACTCGGGCAGTGTCGGCCTCGACGTGCAGCCCTCGCCGTCCGCAGCAGCCGCTGCCGCCGACCTTTCCCGAAAGCGGCGGTGGGAGCAAGAAatgcagcagcagcaacaccaacagcagcagcagcaacagtacCAGCAGCAGATGGCCGGGTACACACAAAGCCAAATGCCAGGCACCGTCTGGATGGTGCCAAGCAACAGCACGCCGGGCGGAGGGGCGCCTTCCGGCGGTGGCAACGGAGGAGGAGGCAGTGGCGAGTCGATATGGACTTTCCCACAGATGGGCAGCGCCGGCGCCGCGGCTGCCGTCTACCGTGGCAGCGTGCCGAGCGGGCTACATTTCATGAACTTCCCAACACCGATGGCTCTTCTACCTGGGCAGCAGCTGGGGCTCGGCCCTGTAGGaggcagcggtggcggcggcggaggtggaggcgaggGGCACATGGGGATCCTCGCCGCGCTCAACGCGTACCGGACACAGGCGGCGGATGCCGCAGCAGGCCAGGGCGGAGGTGGACCGTCTAGCCAGCAGCAacagggaggtggcggcggcggcgagcgtcaTGAGAGCATGAGCACGAGCGAGTCGTAG